One genomic segment of Clavelina lepadiformis chromosome 3, kaClaLepa1.1, whole genome shotgun sequence includes these proteins:
- the LOC143449680 gene encoding exosome complex exonuclease RRP42-like: MAKAILGDSEKWFIVHGVQDDFRTDGRSCESYRHIELETGILSNTHGSARIRLGSSELLVGVKVELGTPKPQRINEGWLEFHVDCSPNAHPVFQGRGGKELSDNICSMLTRVYRNNTVMDLEALGVIPQKHCWVVHVDVLILECGGNLIDAASIAVKASLYNTGIPNISLTDGDEGEVEINLPDDPEDVKHLKTINCPVLVTLSKIGNRHIVDATDEEECCCSASLVMGVTRRGHTVGVRKMGGGSLDPESLTEMIDSGKKIGRQLHISLDKLLKIEAGMSEDIKQTGYL, from the coding sequence ATGGCAAAAGCAATATTAGGAGATTCAGAAAAATGGTTTATTGTCCATGGTGTTCAGGATGATTTTCGTACAGATGGACGCTCCTGTGAAAGTTATCGTCACATAGAACTTGAAACAGGAATTCTATCCAACACACATGGATCAGCCAGAATAAGACTTGGCAGTTCGGAATTGCTTGTTGGTGTTAAAGTGGAACTGGGGACTCCTAAACCACAAAGAATTAATGAAGGCTGGTTGGAGTTTCATGTTGATTGCTCACCCAATGCACATCCAGTGTTCCAAGGGCGTGGTGGAAAGGAATTAAGTGATAACATCTGTAGTATGCTGACGAGAGTTTATAGAAATAACACAGTCATGGATCTTGAAGCTCTTGGTGTGATTCCACAAAAACACTGCTGGGTTGTTCACGTAGATGTTTTGATTTTAGAGTGTGGAGGAAATCTTATCGATGCTGCTTCAATCGCAGTGAAAGCATCTTTGTATAACACTGGGATCCCCAACATTTCTTTAACAGACGGCGACGAAGGAGAGGTTGAAATAAATCTTCCTGATGATCCTGAAGATGTAAAGCATTTAAAGACAATCAACTGCCCTGTTTTAGTAACTTTAAGTAAGATCGGAAATCGACACATTGTGGATGCCACAGATGAGGAGGAGTGTTGTTGCTCTGCCTCCCTCGTCATGGGAGTCACTCGACGCGGACATACCGTTGGAGTTCGTAAAATGGGAGGTGGAAGTTTGGATCCAGAGAGTCTGACGGAAATGATTGACAGTGGAAAGAAGATTGGAAGACAGCTTCATATTTCATTAgataaattactaaaaattgaAGCTGGCATGTCAGAGGACATTAAACAAACTGGTTACTTATGA